One Lutzomyia longipalpis isolate SR_M1_2022 chromosome 4, ASM2433408v1 DNA segment encodes these proteins:
- the LOC129795118 gene encoding zinc finger protein 700-like: METTNRTNQLHATNTTDLGFLSSSDEEDEELGNSAPESGNTSNGPLKCRECQLSFDLYQTLQLHILNVHRIDHAAPFNSSEDEYGAESEDHTQEDTDEPLNVIGSDPDEVPDPKPFKCTRCTKCFMVSKHLEMHMQVHELKQKTEAAYRGAAALRGGGVYECRFCHAPQRSASGLRAHERRHLRVTKSTEKLKIPPKKRRSRSSRAAAAKSPGFCAEDDDNDDRESKESDEWSNED; encoded by the exons ATGGAGACGACAAATCGTACAAATCAACTCCATGCCACCAATACGACGGATTTGGGCTTCCTCAGCAGTAGCGATGAGGAGGACGAAGAATTGGGAAA ttcAGCACCTGAAAGTGGAAACACATCAAATGGCCCACTCAAGTGTCGTGAATGTCAACTGTCCTTTGATCTCTACCAAACGCTCCAATTGCACATTTTAAATGTCCATCGAATAGACCATGCAGCCCCATTCAATAGTAGTGAGGATGAGTATGGGGCAGAAAGTGAGGATCACACGCAAGAGGACACAGATGAACCCTTAAATGTTATTGGGAGTGATCCTGATGAAGTACCCGATCCTAAACCCTTCAAATGCACCCGCTGCACAAAATGCTTCATGGTCTCCAAACATTTAGAGATGCATATGCAG GTTCAtgaattaaagcaaaaaacaGAGGCAGCCTATAGGGGTGCGGCTGCTCTCCGTGGGGGTGGTGTCTATGAATGTCGCTTCTGCCATGCACCCCAGCGCAGTGCATCGGGGCTCCGAGCACACGAGAGGCGCCACCTGAGAGTCACAAAGAGTACAGAGAAGCTCAAGATTCCACCCAAAAAGAGACGGAGTCGCTCAAGTCGGGCTGCAGCTGCCAAATCTCCCGGATTCTGTGCTGAGGACGATGACAATGATGACAGGGAGAGTAAGGAGTCCGATGAGTGGAGCAATGAGGACTAA
- the LOC129795117 gene encoding protein EFR3 homolog cmp44E: MLGCCGCCSALRPRYKRLVDNIFPVNPEDGLVKSNMEKLTFYSLSSPEKLDRIGDYLYQKATKDIHRKRYKLVEIAMEAMDLLLMACHVQTLNLFVESFLKMVQKLLEDSNANLQIMATNSFVRFANIEEDTPSYHRRYDFFISKFSSMCHGNHDDIELRDSIRMAGIKGLQGVIRKTVSDDLVENIWEKQHMDKIVPSLLFNMQSGPLRSIEEATPSSPPELAESVLRELVSRASFAHIRSVLKPLLTHLDRHELWVPNQFAIHTFRIVMLSIQPQYSYTVVEILMQHLDTNLQSSPKTRTSLAVVLSKIIAIAAGESVGPSALDIINNLLTHLRTSVGTSEDPPPEEAYYQEALINALGEFANHHPDYQKIEIMLFIMNTVPDLSKKSHADQMLQNILLKSLLKVGMQYRTVSYEKAFPVSFLQPLLRMARSPHAPTRIIVMQILQALLDRHQNQAVLHVVSARTYTALSLESPSRADILFMHKYGGNVMRALVDALSLDERLDSLAAAYNAAALLVVETACGETLQDFLLFIMGIQVSGTDTEGLSASHRANLHSIAIALLALLARCTGVNTLMEYCEKIIEARKEEARHMLPPLDDPSFSLDQLAVSPPHLLMDKLALAEALQQAGLEHTRVQTGDPFAIHQEDTFAHRPSWVDAPRAGSNPDLGAYNDGDSVTSSPDVQRRPLPTELNFESMKRLLTESSEGAKKEARERKATVAKYFREANFDELVRRSETRHDAIQNKLNELFTSLANERQIAQNENKGTPVAQKKIYEQAFPELFFF; this comes from the exons ATGCTAG GTTGCTGTGGATGTTGCTCGGCGCTCCGCCCCCGGTATAAGCGCTTAGTTGACAACATTTTCCCCGTAAATCCCGAAGATGGTCTCGTGAAGTCAAACATGGAGAAGCTCACCTTCTACTCGTTGAGCTCACCTGAAAAACTCGATCGCATTGGGGACTATTTGTACCAGAAGGCCACAAAGGATATTCACAGGAAGCGATACAA GCTTGTAGAGATTGCCATGGAGGCGATGGACCTTCTCCTGATGGCCTGTCACGTCCAGACGTTAAATCTCTTCGTGGAATCCTTCCTGAAGATGGTGCAAAAGTTACTCGAGGATTCCAATGCTAATCTTCAGATTATGGCAACAAATTCG TTTGTTAGATTTGCAAATATCGAAGAGGACACACCCTCGTACCATCGACGTTATGATTTCTTCATCTCGAAGTTCTCATCAATGTGCCATGGGAATCACGATGACATTGAATTACGCGATAGTATTCGCATGGCGGGCATTAAAGGGCTTCAGGGAGTCATCCGGAAGACGGTGTCTGATGATTTAGTGGAGAATATCTGGGAGAAGCAGCATATGGACAAAATTGTTCCATCCCTGCTCTTCAATATGCAATCTGGACCCTTGAGATCCATTGAAGAGGCCACCCCATCATCCCCGCCGGAATTGGCGGAATCTGTGCTACGTGAACTCGTCTCGCGGGCATCTTTTGCGCACATCCGGAGTGTCCTGAAGCCCTTGCTAACCCATCTGGATCGTCATGAATTGTGGGTGCCCAATCAATTTGCCATCCACACCTTCCGCATTGTGATGCTGTCAATTCAGCCCCAGTACTCCTACACCGTTGTTGAGATTCTCATGCAACATCTCGACACAAATCTCCAATCATCCCCCAAGACACGCACATCCCTTGCTGTTGTCCTGTCCAAGATTATTGCAATTGCAGCTGGGGAGAGTGTCGGCCCATCCGCATTGGACATCATCAATAATCTCCTGACGCATTTGCGTACGAGTGTGGGAACAAGTGAAGATCCCCCACCGGAAGAAGCCTACTACCAGGAAGCCCTCATTAACGCTCTGGGTGAATTTGCAAATCACCATCCGGACTATCAGAAGATCGAAATAATGCTCTTCATCATGAACACAGTGCCGGATTTGTCGAAGAAGAGTCATGCCGATCAGATGCTGCAGAATATCTTGCTGAAGAGTCTCCTGAAGGTGGGGATGCAGTATCGCACGGTGTCGTATGAGAAAGCCTTCCCGGTTAGCTTCCTTCAGCCCCTGCTGCGTATGGCACGTTCCCCGCATGCCCCAACGCGCATCATTGTCATGCAGATCCTCCAGGCACTGCTGGATCGGCATCAGAATCAAGCTGTGCTGCACGTTGTCTCAGCACGCACGTACACAGCCCTTTCGCTGGAGTCCCCATCGCGGGCAGATATTCTCTTCATGCATAAATACGGTGGGAATGTCATGCGTGCCCTTGTGGATGCTCTATCGCTGGATGAGCGTCTCGACTCTCTCGCAGCTGCCTACAATGCTGCAGCTCTGCTTGTTGTTGAAACTGCCTGCGGGGAGACACTGCAGGACTTTTTGCTCTTCATTATGGGTATTCAAGTTAGTGGAACAGACACCGAGGGACTCAGTGCATCCCACAGGGCCAATCTCCATTCCATTGCTATTGCTTTATTAGCTCTCCTGGCCAGATGCACGGGAGTTAATACGCTGATGGAGTATTGTGAAAAG ATAATTGAAGCCCGCAAGGAGGAAGCACGACACATGCTTCCACCTCTGGATGATCCATCATTCTCCCTGGATCAGCTAGCTGTTAGCCCACCGCATTTGTTGATGGATAAACTGGCACTCGCTGAAGCTCTCCAGCAGGCTGGTCTTGAGCACACCCGCGTCCAAACGGGTGATCCTTTCGCCATTCATCAGGAGGACACCTTTGCGCATCGCCCCTCGTGGGTGGATGCCCCACGCGCGGGAAGTAATCCCGATTTGGGGGCCTACAATGATGGTGACAGTGTCACAAGTTCCCCGGACGTTCAACGGCGGCCCCTTCCCACGGAACTCAATTTTGAATCAATGAAACGCCTCCTAACGGAATCCTCCGAAGGTGCGAAAAAGGAGGCACGCGAACGGAAGGCAACGGTGGCTAAATACTTCCGTGAAGCAAATTTTGATGAGCTGGTACGTCGTTCGGAGACACGTCATGATGCCATTCAGAATAAACTCAATGAATTATTCACATCATTGGCGAATGAGCGACAAATTGCTCAGAATGAGAATAAAGGGACACCTGTGGCACAGAAGAAAATCTACGAGCAAGCTTTCCCggagcttttcttcttctaa